Proteins encoded by one window of Paenibacillus urinalis:
- the nadE gene encoding ammonia-dependent NAD(+) synthetase, with product MSLQEQIIAELRVKPEINVEEEVRKRVNFLKEYVLKSGTKGLLIAISGGIDSAVATALCKQATDELTEEKGEEYKTLGVFQPYGEQVDIAHSYAVAKAFDLKYTVETNIEEAVNEIALEVEHGFKSLGAPRHMTPQGKGNVKARTRMVVQYALSFEMNLLVVGTDHASEAITGFYTKWGDGAVDITPLTSLNKRQVRQIAAYVGVPQEVLDKAPTAGLWEGQTDEKELGITYDDNSDYLEGKEINAEAREKLEAAYLRTAHKRNAIPGI from the coding sequence ATGAGTTTACAAGAACAAATCATCGCAGAATTACGAGTGAAACCAGAGATCAACGTGGAAGAAGAGGTTCGGAAACGGGTGAATTTCCTGAAGGAGTACGTCCTAAAGTCAGGCACAAAAGGACTGCTTATTGCGATCAGCGGCGGTATTGATAGTGCGGTAGCGACAGCGCTCTGTAAGCAGGCTACGGATGAACTGACAGAGGAGAAGGGTGAAGAATACAAGACACTGGGCGTATTCCAGCCTTACGGAGAACAAGTGGATATTGCCCACAGCTATGCGGTAGCGAAGGCATTTGACCTGAAATATACGGTGGAGACAAATATCGAAGAAGCGGTCAACGAGATTGCTCTTGAAGTAGAGCATGGTTTCAAATCTCTTGGAGCTCCGCGTCATATGACACCGCAGGGCAAAGGGAATGTGAAGGCCAGAACTCGAATGGTTGTACAGTACGCATTGTCGTTTGAAATGAATCTGCTCGTTGTCGGGACAGATCATGCATCGGAAGCTATTACGGGCTTCTACACCAAATGGGGCGATGGCGCCGTTGATATTACGCCGCTGACCAGCCTGAATAAACGTCAGGTCCGTCAAATTGCAGCCTATGTGGGCGTGCCGCAGGAGGTTCTGGACAAGGCGCCGACAGCGGGACTATGGGAAGGCCAGACCGATGAGAAGGAACTTGGTATTACATATGATGATAACAGCGACTATTTGGAAGGCAAGGAGATCAATGCAGAAGCAAGAGAGAAGCTTGAAGCAGCCTACCTTCGTACAGCACATAAACGCAATGCGATTCCGGGTATCTGA